From the genome of Eublepharis macularius isolate TG4126 chromosome 12, MPM_Emac_v1.0, whole genome shotgun sequence, one region includes:
- the LOC129339173 gene encoding olfactory receptor 2D3-like, with amino-acid sequence MWGQNLSFVYEFILLGLTSHPTLQPLLLVTFLAMSLATVIGNSLIIFLVWTDSRLHTAMYFFIGNLSLLDIFFTLITVPQMLFHLASGTKNISFNSCMVQLNLTLSCGMTECFILAVMAYDRYVAICQPLRYPTLMRMQVCMLMAGACWSGAFLNAVVLTSVMASFPFCGPNEINHFFCELPPLLKLACMDTYMVEVLIFALSIIVLMLPFTFIVISYIQIARVVFGMNSAKGRQRAFSTCVTHLTVVTLFYTTIGFTHLQPRSNRAADQEKKASVFYALVSPMLNPVIYSLRNKDVKGALTKAIGKAS; translated from the coding sequence ATGTGGGGCCAGAATCTGTCCTTTGTGTATGAGTTCATTCTCTTAGGCCTTACCAGTCACCCCACATTGCAGCCTCTCCTCCTGGTTACATTCCTTGCCATGTCTCTGGCCACTGTAATTGGAAATAGCCTGATCATCTTCTTGGTCTGGACCGACTCCCGCCTCCACACAGCCATGTACTTTTTCATTGGGAACCTCTCTTTGCTGGACATATTCTTCACACTCATCACTGTCCCTCAAATGCTTTTCCACTTGGCCTCTGGGACTAAGAACATCTCTTTCAACAGCTGCATGGTCCAACTCAACCTGACTCTCTCTTGTGGGATGACTGAATGCTTCATCCTGGCTGTCATGGCTTATGACCGCTATGTTGCCATCTGTCAGCCACTACGTTACCCCACCCTCATGAGAATGCAGGTGTGTATGCTGATGGCTGGGGCCTGCTGGAGCGGGGCATTCCTCAATGCTGTGGTGTTGACATCAGTCATGGCATCCTTCCCTTTCTGTGGGCCCAACGAGATCAATCATTTCTTTTGTGAGTTGCCACCTCTGCTGAAGTTGGCCTGCATGGACACATACATGGTGGAAGTTCTCATATTTGCCCTCAGCATTATTGTCCTCATGTTGCCTTTCACCTTCATAGTGATCTCCTACATCCAGATTGCCCGGGTGGTGTTTGGCATGAATTCAGCCAAGGGTCGTCAGCGAGCGTTCTCTACCTGTGTCACACACCTCACTGTTGTCACTTTGTTCTATACCACCATTGGCTTCACTCATCTGCAGCCTCGATCAAACCGAGCTGCAGACCAGGAGAAGAAAGCTTCAGTCTTCTATGCCCTGGTCTCTCCAATGCTGAATCCTGTCATCTACAGCTTAAGAAACAAGGATGTTAAAGGGGCATTGACCAAAGCAATAGGGAAAGCCAGTTAA